The following proteins are encoded in a genomic region of Montipora foliosa isolate CH-2021 chromosome 10, ASM3666993v2, whole genome shotgun sequence:
- the LOC137974176 gene encoding uncharacterized protein has protein sequence MHQRLVNHHNLVIDKETVRTILRIVDPVGVENRSKHRFKRRQYRSKGPNYIWHMDGYDKLKPFGFCIHGCIDGYSRRIVWLEVGVTNNDPDVTAGYFLDAIRSVGGVPRILRADNGTENVHIAAFQRFFRREAVDAFAGEKSFIYGRSVSNQRIEAWWGQLRRGGMDWWITFFKDFRDNGLFCDDNIFHVESRRFCFMFIIQEELNKAAKLWNLHRIRPSTNPESPPGRPDMLYFLPEISNTQDYKTVVTVDDVELVEETCGSQNVQLPCSPEFISLAEIIMRENGLMMPSNANDAKALYIELLDKIKEVEDNL, from the coding sequence ATGCATCAAAGACTCGTCAATCATCATAATCTTGTAATTGACAAAGAAACAGTTCGCACCATTCTAAGAATTGTTGATCCTGTTGGCGTTGAAAATCGCTCAAAGCATCGTTTCAAACGAAGGCAGTACCGTAGCAAAGGGCCAAACTATATATGGCATATGGACGGATACGATAAACTAAAACCGTTTGGGTTTTGCATTCACGGCTGTATCGACGGATACAGCCGGCGTATTGTTTGGTTGGAAGTTGGCGTTACCAACAACGACCCAGATGTCACGGCGGGATACTTCTTAGATGCCATTCGTTCTGTTGGTGGTGTACCACGCATTTTGCGTGCCGACAATGGTACAGAAAATGTCCACATTGCAGCGTTTCAGCGATTTTTTCGAAGAGAGGCAGTTGATGCATTTGCCGGGGAAAAGAGTTTCATATACGGAAGATCAGTTTCTAATCAGCGGATCGAGGCATGGTGGGGTCAACTGCGCAGAGGTGGCATGGATTGGTggataactttttttaaagattttagAGATAATGGTTTGTTCTGCGACGACAACATTTTCCACGTAGAATCTAGACGATTTTGCTTTATGTTTATCATACAAGAGGAATTAAACAAAgcagctaagttatggaatctTCACAGAATCAGACCCTCTACTAACCCAGAATCTCCTCCCGGAAGACCCGACATGCTATATTTTCTGCCAGAAATCAGCAACACACAGGACTACAAAACAGTCGTAACTGTGGATGATGTGGAACTCGTTGAGGAGACGTGTGGTTCGCAGAATGTTCAGTTACCCTGTTCACCCGAATTTATCTCCTTGGCTGAGATAATTATGAGAGAGAATGGTCTGATGATGCCTAGCAATGCAAATGACGCCAAAGCCCTCTACATAGAGTTATtggataaaataaaagaagttGAAGATAATCTTTAA
- the LOC137974421 gene encoding G2/M phase-specific E3 ubiquitin-protein ligase-like codes for MAGMLEGSDGRKVPLHNCAAIKAGKFKLLGMMAGMSMVDGGPGLPVFSESVFHYIAKGTPRVGEVEDVPDPVVRKNLSQLRLVQTTEDLRNMVTSEDFVFLLDCGFPKPLALLQLAERDEVVECAIVHYTHYRIRGELDQLKEGIAKVGVLEAITRDPDLFKPLFCWDSSLQVTTGYIKWLFDPKLSKVGSNARSQEEDLLYNWEEYLKEIDDEGRA; via the exons ATGGCTGGTATGTTGGAAGGAAGTGACGGAAGGAAAGTTCCACTGCATAATTGCGCAGCGATTAAAGCTGGGAAATTTAAGCTACTAGGAATGATGGCAGGAATGTCAATGGTTGATGGAGGCCCAGGATTACCGGTTTTTTCAGAATCTGTTTTTCATTACATTGCAAAAGGCACCCCTCGGGTGGGTGAAGTAGAGGATGTGCCTGATCCTGTAGTGCGCAAGAATCTCTCACAG CTGAGATTAGTTCAAACAACAGAAGACTTAAGAAATATGGTCACCAGTGAAGACTTTGTGTTCCTGTTAGATTGTGGATTCCCAAAACCCTTGGCATTATTACAGCTAGCTGAAAGAGATGAGGTAGTGGAATGTGCAATAGTTCATTACACTCATTACAGAATTAGAGGAGAACTTGACCAACTGAAGGAAGGAATCGCCAAAGTAGGGGTTCTGGAGGCAATAACAAGAGACCCAGACCTATTCAAACCGCTCTTTTGCTGGGATAGCAGCCTACAAGTAACTACAGGATACATTAAATGGTTATTTGACCCTAAATTGTCTAAAGTTGGCAGCAACGCTCGGAGTCAGGAGGAAGATCTCCTCTATAACTGGGAAGAATACCTTAAAGAAATAG ATGACGAGGGGAGAGCATGA